In a single window of the Raphanus sativus cultivar WK10039 chromosome 9, ASM80110v3, whole genome shotgun sequence genome:
- the LOC108831996 gene encoding uncharacterized protein At4g04775-like, with protein MSTSSSTSSRSAARRTVHGVPIKCWCGKGLVVWASETKENPFRRFYRCEVALQRKTESHLFKWEDEAILDEVRMLDAKIMDLIHDIQTLSKTVSEQIDLHKAECVFKVDEHIKQMKQEIRQATRLMKEEFEAIVSSNTLVKPLADSGTTHNFLAAVAIVGAIACLYWKFL; from the exons ATGAGCACCTCTTCATCTACGTCTTCCCGATCGGCGGCACGGAGGACAGTCCACGGCGTTCCCATTAAATGTTGGTGTGGCAAAGGACTCGTTGTCTGGGCTTCAGAaaccaaagaaaacccattcCGCCGATTCTACCGCTGCGAAGTAGCACTTCAG AGGAAAACAGAGTCACACCTCTTCAAATGGGAAGACGAAGCCATTTTAGACGAAGTTAGGATGTTGGATGCGAaaatcatggatctcatacacgACATTCAGACATTGAGCAAAACCGTCTCTGAACAGATAGATCTACACAAGGCTGAGTGTGTGTTCAAGGTGGATGAACACATCAAGCAGATGAAGCAAGAGATTCGTCAAGCCACAAGACTGATGAAAGAAGAGTTTGAGGCTATCGTGTCTTCAAACACGTTGGTAAAACCGCTTGCCGACAGTGGCACCACCCACAACTTTCTTGCTGCTGTGGCAATCGTTGGAGCAATCGCATGCTTATATTGGAAGTtcctttaa
- the LOC108828109 gene encoding exocyst complex component EXO70B1: protein MAATTTPAAASISAGAGSNGGAEDRVLATAQQIVKSLNTPKEVREDMMLIFSSFDNRLSNIKTVMTDQNDALLARLEAAETVIHRWDGGNDSSRHSSSSSGNHHRSSSFSLSFDGSPDEATEFLSAVDEIISLLVDLSSENKPDMVDRADSALQMAMSLLEDEFRRILIRNTVPLDAERLYGSMRRVTLSFADGDVTEDFENFGLVANGDGDGSGSGSRRRLFHERGGSIGCDLWVDLINPTAVEDLKEIAERMIRAGYEKECVQVYSTVRRDALDECLMILDVEKLSIEEVHKIDWKSMDEKMRKWIQAMKITVRVLLAGEKKLCDEIFDGSETSKEVCFNETTKSCVMQLLNFGEAVAIGKRSSEKLFRILDMYDALANVSQTLEVMVTDAFVCKETKDVLDALGDAARGTFVEFENNVRNETSKKPTINGEVHPMIRYVMNYMKLIVDYAATLNSLLENDESDGLSTDDDGTEEMSPLAKRMLRLITCLESNLEEKSKLYEDGGLQYVFLMNNIYYVVQKVKDSELGKLLGDDWVRKRRGQIRQYATGYLRASWSKVLAALRDESMGGGSSGSPSYGQRSNSSSSASKMALKERFKGFNASFEELYRLQTAWKVPDPQLREELRISIQEKVIPAYRAFFGRNKSQLEGGRHAGKYIKYTPDDLESYLPDLFEGNQMVIHPRRKSS, encoded by the coding sequence ATGGCTGCGACAACAACCCCGGCGGCGGCAAGCATCAGCGCCGGAGCAGGATCCAATGGTGGAGCTGAGGATCGTGTCCTCGCGACGGCGCAGCAGATCGTGAAGAGCCTCAACACACCGAAAGAGGTCCGCGAAGATATGATGCTCATCTTCTCCAGCTTCGATAACCGCTTATCCAATATCAAGACGGTGATGACCGACCAAAACGACGCTCTTCTGGCTCGCTTAGAAGCCGCGGAAACGGTTATCCACCGCTGGGACGGCGGTAACGACTCCTCTCGCCACTCGTCTTCGTCTTCTGGTAACCACCACCGTTCCTCTTCGTTTTCTCTTTCCTTCGACGGATCTCCGGATGAGGCCACGGAGTTTCTGTCAGCTGTTGATGAGATTATCTCTCTCCTTGTGGATCTCTCCTCTGAGAACAAGCCTGATATGGTAGACCGAGCTGATAGTGCTTTGCAGATGGCTATGTCTCTGCTTGAGGATGAGTTTAGACGGATATTGATCCGGAACACCGTTCCTCTCGACGCTGAGAGACTCTACGGCTCGATGCGTCGTGTTACCTTGTCCTTCGCAGACGGCGATGTTACTGAGGATTTTGAGAATTTTGGATTGGTTGCTAACGGTGATGGAGATGGTAGTGGTAGTGGGAGTAGGAGGAGGCTCTTTCACGAGAGAGGAGGAAGCATTGGATGTGATCTTTGGGTTGATTTGATTAACCCTACTGCTGTTGAAGATTTGAAAGAGATCGCGGAGAGGATGATTCGAGCTGGATATGAGAAGGAGTGTGTTCAGGTGTATAGCACCGTGAGGCGTGATGCCTTGGATGAATGCTTGATGATTCTTGATGTtgagaagctgagtatagaagAAGTGCATAAGATTGATTGGAAGTCCATGGATGAGAAGATGAGGAAGTGGATTCAAGCTATGAAGATCACTGTTAGGGTTCTTCTTGCTGGCGAGAAGAAGCTGTGCGACGAGATTTTCGACGGTTCGGAGACTAGCAAAGAAGTCTGTTTCAATGAGACGACTAAAAGCTGTGTGATGCAGTTGTTGAACTTTGGAGAGGCTGTGGCTATAGGGAAAAGATCATCGGAGAAGCTCTTTAGGATTCTTGATATGTATGACGCTTTGGCTAATGTGTCGCAGACTCTAGAGGTGATGGTCACTGACGCTTTTGTGTGTAAGGAGACTAAAGATGTGTTGGATGCTTTAGGTGATGCTGCGAGAGGGACGTTTGTTGAGTTTGAGAATAATGTGAGGAACGAGACGTCAAAGAAACCTACGATAAACGGTGAGGTTCATCCCATGATACGTTATGTGATGAACTACATGAAACTGATTGTGGATTACGCGGCTACCTTAAATTCGCTTCTGGAGAACGATGAGTCAGATGGTTTATCTACGGATGATGATGGTACAGAGGAGATGTCCCCTCTTGCTAAACGAATGCTGAGGTTGATTACGTGCTTAGAATCAAATCTGGAAGAGAAATCAAAGCTGTATGAGGACGGTGGGCTGCAGTATGTGTTCTTGATGAACAATATTTACTATGTTGTTCAGAAGGTGAAGGACTCTGAGCTGGGTAAACTCTTGGGTGACGATTGGGTTAGGAAGCGAAGAGGGCAGATACGTCAGTATGCTACTGGCTACCTCAGGGCTTCGTGGAGCAAGGTGTTAGCTGCTTTGAGGGACGAGAGTATGGGTGGAGGCTCAAGTGGTAGCCCAAGTTATGGACAGAGAAGCAACAGTTCAAGCAGTGCTTCGAAGATGGCATTAAAGGAGAGATTCAAAGGTTTCAATGCTAGTTTTGAAGAGTTATACAGGCTTCAAACAGCTTGGAAGGTCCCGGATCCCCAACTGCGTGAAGAATTGAGAATATCAATACAAGAGAAAGTGATTCCGGCTTACCGGGCATTCTTTGGAAGGAACAAGAGTCAACTTGAAGGTGGTAGGCATGCGGGGAAGTACATAAAGTACACACCAGATGACCTGGAGAGTTACTTACCAGACCTATTCGAAGGAAATCAAATGGTAATTCACCCCAGAAGGAAAAGTTCTTAA
- the LOC130500062 gene encoding uncharacterized protein LOC130500062, translated as MIEQSFRLGFNASNNEAEYESLIAGLRLAQSIGAQKISAFSDSQLVTSQFHGEYEQFDEFELTRIPRGENTSADALAALASTSNPTIRRVIPVEGINRPSIDIPRRRITDNEDDLPLVAPIVTRSRSKVHTQEPGEESLETPRSQRAPGESSRKIQSSSVRTVPARLIPKEIPVHEVNNESQKAFQDELESRPNWRTPIFNYIDTGELPPERWEAQKVKARSSRYCIMEGKLFKRTFSEPYLLCASPKEASTILKRTHDGSCGNHSGGRSLAIKIKKHGYFWPTIITHREQFAARCDKWQWHAPMLHQPTRKLSTIYSPYPFMKWSMDIVGPFVSSGLAQLRFLLVMTDFLTKWTEAEAYQNITGTTVASFIWKNIVCRHDFCDKWKIKLKFASPRYPKCNGHAEAANKTIVNNLKKRLDLKKSKWSEELNGVLWAYRTTPHTATHETPFSLTYGIEAVKPPEIEVPSQRRGICPDNVEINEAMLLEHLDMIEERRERAVVRIQNYQQTAACYYDSNVRGRSFSIGDLVQRKVFDGTKLRGAGKLGTRWECSYKITKEVRDSVYEL; from the exons ATGATCGAACAATCTTTCCGTTTAGGCTTCAACGCATCCAACAACGAAGCCGAATATGAATCCCTGATCGCCGGATTACGACTCGCCCAAAGCATCGGAGCCCAAAAGATAAGCGCCTTCAGCGACTCGCAGCTCGTCACCAGCCAATTCCACGGCGAGTACGAG CAATTTGACGAATTCGAGCTTACGAGGATTCCGAGGGGAGAAAACACCTCAGCGGACGCCCTCGCCGCCTTAGCATCAACGTCAAATCCGACTATAAGAAGAGTAATTCCGGTAGAAGGAATAAATCGACCCAGCATAGATAtccctcgaagaagaatcaccGACAACGAAGACGACCTCCCGCTAGTTGCTCCGATCGTCACTCGCAGTAGATCCAAAGTACACACTCAAGAACCTGGTGAAGAGTCACTCGAAACTCCCCGGAGCCAAAGGGCTCCAGGCGAATCCTCTCGGAAAATCCAATCAAGCAGCGTAAGGACGGTGCCTGCTCGCTTGATCCCCAAAGAGATACCTGTTCACGAAGTGAACAACGAATCACAAAAAGCTTTCCAAGACGAGCTCGAAAGTAGACCGAATTGGAGAACCCCGATATTCAATTACATCGATACCGGGGAACTTCCACCCGAAAGATGGGAAGCTCAAAAGGTAAAAGCTCGGAGCTCGCGCTATTGCATCATGGAAGGAAAACTTTTTAAGAGAACCTTCAGTGAGCCGTACTTATTATGCGCATCGCCAAAAGAAGCCTCCACCATCCTCAAGAGAACTCATGACGGGTCatgcggaaaccactccggtgGACGATCCTTagcaatcaaaataaaaaagcaCGGTTATTTCTGGCCAACCATCATAACCCACAGAGAACAGTTCGCAGCGAGATGCGACAAGTGGCAATGGCACGCACCTATGTTGCATCAACCGACACGAAAATTGTCAACCATATACTCGCCGTACCCGTTCATGAAATGGTCTATGGATATAGTGGGACCCTTCGTTTCATCAGGGCTAGCACAGCTCCGATTCCTATTAGTAATGACTGATTTCCTTACCAAATGGACTGAAGCCGAAGCCTACCAAAATATCACTGGAACCACGGTGGCGAGTTTCATTTGGAAGAACATTGTCTGTCGACACG ACTTCTGCGACAAGTGGAAGATCAAGCTAAAGTTCGCAAGCCCTCGGTACCCAAAGTGCAATGGACATGCCGAAGCTGCGAACAAAACGATAGTAAACAACTTAAAGAAGAGACTCGACCTCAAAAAGTCTAAATGGAGCGAAGAGCTGAACGGAGTGCTCTGGGCATACCGAACAACACCCCATACAGCAACCCATGAAACACCGTTCTCCCTAACATACGGAATCGAAGCAGTAAAACCTCCTGAGATTGAGGTCCCATCTCAGCGACGAGGAATATGTCCCGATAACGTCGAAATAAACGAAGCAATGTTGCTCGAACATCTGGACATGATCGAAGAACGTCGAGAGCGAGCTGTGGTACGCATCCAGAATTACCAGCAAACCGCTGCTTGTTACTACGACTCAAATGTAAGAGGCCGCAGTTTCTCAATCGGCGACCTGGTACAAAGAAAGGTGTTTGATGGAACAAAATTAAGAGGTGCAGGGAAATTAGGAACGAGATGGGAATGCTCATACAAAATAACGAAAGAAGTTCGCGACAGCGTCTACGAACTATAA